The Lepeophtheirus salmonis chromosome 2, UVic_Lsal_1.4, whole genome shotgun sequence region GTATTCTTAGCTTCAGtaacaggggtgtctgcaggattttattttggaggGGGGACTTGgttttcgaaatttaaaaaaaaaaaaaaatttaaattttttagataaacatttcaaaaattcatagttttttttaataaatttctaaaatccatatctattctcaaaacattaaattttttggagaaaaaattaaaaattcacagaaaattaaattagattttgaatattaaattttgggaaaaaaagttcaaatattaaatgttcttgtaaaaaacaaaaattccttaatttggcgGAGCTACAGCCCCTGCTACCCACCCcatgcagacgcccctgaattatgtaacacttataaaatattttcaaaatctcaagtaccccttgagtgcctccaagtaccccaagggcTACGtgaattaaaatagtaaaaattacactgtaaatatattgttcatccatggaatattcaattattgcaaaacCTCATTTCAAGtactctaaatccttcatttaaaattattcatcttgtTTGTAGGGCTGTAAGttgtatgaaattaaaaaactaacaaaaacacaacttgtacacataatatataaaataaacctatttatatgaGTTTTAAGGTGCttataatttttgggattaAGCCCCTGGTTATATCAATCCCTAATATGGCACTTGAAATTTGACCTTTATCTCTGTCCATGGAATGGGTCCTTGTAAAACATCCCAAATTTGAAAAAGCCCGTTAATACTATGATCACTATTAATAAAGTAAGTCGTTTTACCAGTTCCATTTATTCAgtggaattataaaataaaaatttcaggcACGATAATAGTTTGCTATTATTCCTAATTTAGGCTTAATTATCATTCTAATGGACATTGAATACCTCAAAGAtagtcaaaatatattgaattttggcCATATCTATGTATGATGACTTCTTTAGCTTAGACTGTTTCATGGGACGGCTTTAGTGTCAGATTCCAAAATTTTGGGATGGATACATCCCTAACAAAAActcctgttgttttttttctcactcatgtcacaagttatattataattgaaggcGACACCGTCATGGGGacttataattgatatttcgaATTAAATGCAATGGACAAATTACTAAAACATCTATACTAAActtcattcaataaatatttaaaaaaaaaaaagactttaacaCTTGTACTGTATACAACTTGGGTCTAAAGAAAATAGTATTGTGTACATGCAGTACTAATACATACATTGTAGTGGTAAGGTACAAGGGTGAAAAACTGGTTCGAATTTGtcataataagaaacaaaattaatttaatatgaatgtaATATATCTAAATTGGATTAAAATGCCCGGATTTCAAGTTAATccatgtaaaaaatgaaatacaaaggACCTTCAGTAAATAAAGACTCATTTTAAGCTGAAAAAAATAAGGGGGAAGATCCATTTATGGTATAAAAGAATACGTTGGCTGAAAAATCCGGGGTTTCAAACATAGAtggcactattttttttaattcaccttaTTTTCAGTTAATTCTATCCTTCATTAGACAACCGTCAATATTTcatgacaattttttctttagtttgtgaattattgtactaagtGATACGCTacatttgttatttctaaaacgaTAGATAAAAGCAATATCGTGTTTTACACTgtttcttaatgaaaaaaaatccgttcAAGCTAAGTCATGGCTTGGAAAGTGTTATGAGGACTCCCCTCCAcaaagtgaataaataataatttcaaaaaaatcaattttgaacaaaaataaaagtgttttttttttttttgtaaaggctGGGACTTTTCAACtcatttcttatatattaagGAGAAAGTTCGCAAAGACAAACTTCCGAATGGGAAAAGTTCCCAGAGTGAAAATTCCTGGGACGGGCGAATATAAATAAGAATGGATAATGATGTCATGACAaacatttatcatatatttttgatagactgtAAGGTTTAACTGCTTATATTTGTTGTTAgttcattttgacatccaaatacacAACAATTATAATTCACTTCTTTTCATCATCTTCAATTCCtcatttgttcaaataaaattgcttttgttcttataaaactttgttgttTTGACCCCCAAGATGGCCAACATGCTCTTTATACCATagtttatgttataataaacaAACGTTTTTAGGATATTACGCTCTGACTATGACGTCATCTTTGAATTAATGCCGCTCCTTTAATAAACAAATCAtggaatcaaaataattatgagtgtcataaaagcttttttaaatcCCATGACCAAAAAGAACAATCAACTTCCgtgacaaaataattttagttgtgtatatttgtgtgtgttttcttttcgtatttttttttttttttttttttgtatcttttatttttgcagagCTTTGCAATGACTTTCAATGACATAGAGTACGTGGAAAAGCCTCTTTCCTCTACCTCCACAACTGCCTCTCATTCCTCCTCTTCCTTTTCCTCAGAAAAGGAACTATTAGACGAATTAACTTCACTCAAAAGACAGCTTCAAGCTAAAGAGGATCAACTACAAGAGAAGGAaaccaaattacaaaaatcccaaGAGAAACTTAAAGAAATCTCAAGTCTCAAGATGCTTTTGAAGGCCAAGGACATGGAGTTGGAGGAAAAGGAAGTTCTCATCAAGGAAAAACAGGATCAGCTCACAAATATGGTTCAAAGGTTTGAAAACTTTTCTCATTCAAATTAATAggatgaaatagtttttttttttttttaaataaagagctttttattaaatacataatcaaaatGTGATAAATATTGACTCATTTGAAATATCACTATTGCTTAGAACAGTGGTTCTTCAATTCTATTACTCAATTTCAATAAAGCAATTCTCCTTAGATTagattgctttaaaaaaaaaaatcatatttcttccataatgtaataaatttgacatttttttattttagaaaatagattattttctttttgcacATAGACGGCGTTTTTATACATGAACTCAACATCCCTCCTCTCCaaagaaatatgaataattaattcccCAATggattttagatattaaatttgaacTTAGGGCGGGCATTAGGGGCTCTGCCaacagaaatataaatataaaccaaatttaaattttattctaatggACCCCATGGACATTGaatattaatgttaaataaatacatttatctaattttctttaatataaaaaaatttccaaaaaataaaagcgTCATCTAAAGTTGAGTCCAGTCCTTTAGATCTTTGGGACCGGTCCTAAGGACTTTCAGtactagaattgattaaaaaatgaagaaataaagttgaaagacgtcatcaaggaccgaacatTATAATTTGTTAGGACTGATAGGCAAACCTAAAGTGGACCGGGCTGAGACAAATAAATCCCATTAGTTTAGACTCTGGCTCcacttatattttaaagtgcCCCTCCAAGAATATAGGTCTGGCTAGGGGATCAGTTtgaatacacataaatatttcctttcgttaaagtttataattaaaaggtaAATAACTTACAGGGAATAACTTAGTACAAAATACAATTCAAACAGTTTCCATACATCAGattattccaataaatattgagaTATACAATTTTCTCGTGGAAATAATTAGGCAAACTGTTGTTTAGGAGATAAGATGCTAATAAAttgtatgtagattgtaggtTCTTTTATAACCCAAGAGATGACCCATTACCTATCCATAATCTGTGTTTAATTTCGTCTTATTTCGTCACATTTTGTGTcgtcttcatttcattttatatatatttcattaatcttAACTACATAAAGAGTTTCTATTTTCCCTATTCATATTCTTGAGATTTTATCAGCCACAGATTTAGGCtgtcaaataaggaaaaaataactctCTTCTTTTGTTCCTGATAACTTATTAAGCATTCATAGTAAtgattagtgttgtgttagtccttattgaGGATtgcagtcctgtccagttcagtcctgatTATCAGTCCTAAGACAGAACTTTAGTTCAGTCCTTgataacgtcactcaactttatatatatatatatatatttttcagtcCCAGGGAATGATAAGACTGTTTCTACGACTGAGCTTGTCCGAATATATGAGGACCGATAGAACACTAGTaatcatgaatatattataaataaataccccagcttaaaattgaaaaaaatgatcatttaaaaaataggcatAGCCTTTGAGTTTTgttagattttgtattttaccGACTCTCAGTAAATTGATTCCTTCATTATTTGAATCTGGGAATTTACTTCCCAAGGAAAAAGTTGACTCTATTTTCTTAATGGACTTGTTAATCTTCCTAGGTTAAATTTTCATGTAGCCATTGAAATGTTGAATTCGAGCCGGAGTATCGCTTGTGAATTCCAGGATTGAAATAATGAAGGGATCCATTCACATAGAGTcgataagtaataataataaattatatggcTGTTTAAAAAGGAGGTGTGACGTTATTATGCAACATTGAAATCGTAAACAATATTGTTTTCTGTTTGCTACTACTACCACAcgaaaaataggaaaaaaccTAATCGGACAAAATTTCTAagagattcttcttttttgaatatttctttttttcaaataaaaaacggaatattttttagaaatagattCAATCCATTCATAAAAATCCTTGAGATAAAAATCATGGAAATAACGGAggaattttttctcaattaatttttaaaaaatcaccaCCAAAAATCCATTTCGATTTGCCCCTAATTTAGgctaatgtatacatatatttcaagaGTATTATAAGTTATGTCATAATATAAAGTCCTAAGACAtttgacaaaaagtttttttatgattaatacaaaatctatttaatcataaaatgatATCAATGTAAAATATCAGTTTATCACACGTttgtttagataaataaataggaaatgACAAAAACACAACAACATTTAaacttgataaattaattataattgtatgtaaataattaattaaggatcGTGGAGAGTGTTAATTTTGTCAACCATAACTAGACATAACGTGTTCGAgagcattttttttgtatgaagatATAAGgacaaaaccaaaaatatatatatttatattttaaaaggggACATAGAATCGAATTGACgataacatttttatcaacATAGTATTCTTATTAATCGTTTAAAGACGCTGCAAATTGCCTTTAgagtagtaaaaataattgtcacAGTGAAAGATTACACTAATCAACAAAATGTAAACTTGTTGTTTTTTGATTGAGATGGAATGATTCTGAATGTTTTTACCCTCAAGTACTTGAAAAGTATCTTTATTAATGATGGGTAGATTAATCTtggtattt contains the following coding sequences:
- the LOC121113834 gene encoding uncharacterized protein isoform X1 gives rise to the protein MTFNDIEYVEKPLSSTSTTASHSSSSFSSEKELLDELTSLKRQLQAKEDQLQEKETKLQKSQEKLKEISSLKMLLKAKDMELEEKEVLIKEKQDQLTNMVQRSNGNNSTDNSNTWNEDTENKQDNKIDLTPPCDCIAKGFPTCFIYKKNHCGCSKSCSFVKSYMVMNN
- the LOC121113834 gene encoding uncharacterized protein isoform X2, whose amino-acid sequence is MTFNDIEYVEKPLSSTSTTASHSSSSFSSEKELLDELTSLKRQLQAKEDQLQEKETKLQKSQEKLKEISSLKMLLKAKDMELEEKEVLIKEKQDQLTNMVQSFFEIEKFMPSTTRSRPLKKHRRNTCLN